The genomic DNA GCCGTGCTCGTGTTCGTCGGCGTAGAAGCGGGCGGTGCAGAGGCGGGCGCGGGCCATCTCGCGCTTGGCGTTGTCGATCACGGTCTGGAAGAAGGTCCAGTTGGTGTAGGCGTTGCGGGACCAGTCGAGCTCCTGGGGTGAGAGTTCGGAGAGGGCCGCGCCGAGCCCGTACCAGGAGGGGGCGAGATAGCGCATCTGGATCCATGAGAAGACCCAGGGGATGGCGCGGAGGGCGTCGAACGTGAGATCGCCGCCGGTTCGCGCGACGGGGCGCGACGCGATGGGGAGGCCGCCGATGTGGCCGACGGGGCTGACGGCGGTGAACCAGGGCCAGAATCGAGGATCTTCGATCAGGCGGCGGTACGCGAGCATAGAGCGATCGGCCATGCGCTGGAGCATGCTCGACGCGTCGGGGGGCGTTGCGCGTGCGGCGGGGGTGTTGATCACGCCTCCCTGGTGCGCGGAGACGATCATCGCGCTGATGATCTGTTCGAGGTGGCGGCGTGCGATGGCGGGGACGCCGTAACGGAAGGAGATGACCTCGCCTTGTTCGGTGAAGCGGATGCGGCCGTTGTGGGCGGGCTGGGGCATGGAGAGGATGGCGCGATTGGCTCGGCCGCCGCCTCGGCCGACGGTGCCGCCCCGGCCGTGGAAGAGCCGGAGTTGGATGCCGCGTGCGGCGCAGAGGGATCCGATTCGCTCTTGTGCTTCTCTGAGGGCGACGTTGGCCATGAGGAAGCCGCCGTCTTTGTTGGAGTCTGAGTAGCCGAGCATGACCTCGATGAAGGGGGCTTGGTCGTGGGATTCGGTCGCGCCTCGGGCGTGGAGGTGGGCGAGGAACGCGGGCTCGTTGAAGAGTGTGTCGAGGAGTTCGGGTCCGTGTCGGAGATCGTCGATGGTTTCGAGGAGGGGGACGACGTCGAGCGAGCTTGTCACTCGCCCGTCTTGGGCGCGGTACAGCCCGACTTCTTTCATGAGCAGGAGGACCGCGAGCAGATCGCTGGGGGCGTGGGTCATGGAGACGATGTACGCCTGGACGCTCTGCGGCTCGTGGGCGTGGGCCTCGGCGACGACGCGGAGGACGTCGATGGTTTCGCGCGTCTCGGGGGAGAGGGGTGCGCCGGGTGGGAGGAGCGGACGAGGGTTGGCGAGTTCGCGGCGGAGGATGCTCATCCGCTCGGGCTCGGGGAGGGAGGCGTAGTCGGCGTGGACCGCGCTGAGTCGGAGGAGTTCGGCGACAGCGGACTCGTGCACACGCGAGTGCTGGCGGATGTCGAGCGTGGCCATGTGAAGGCCGAAGGTGCGGACGCGGAAGATCAGGTCGGCGAGCGGGCCGGCATCGGCGCAGTCGCCGAGACCGACCGCGCGGAGGGCTCGGGCGATCTCTTCGAGATCGGTGAGCAGGAGCGACGAGGTGTAGCCCTGGTCGTGGGCGAGGCGGGCCCTGAGCTGCATGATGCGGAGGCGGAAGGGCTCGTGCTGGGCGTGGGCGAGCGCGTCGTGGTCCTGGGTGTCGAAGGCGCGGTCTCTCTCGATGGCGGCGAGAAGGTCGCTAGGGCAGGGCGCGAGGCGATCGGAGACGCTGAGTTCCTGGCGGAGGCGTTCGAGGGCCTCGGCGACCTTGGCGCGAGCGGCCTGCCCGAGCATGGCGATGGTGGTTCGGGTTGTCTGGCTGGTCACTCGGGGGTTGCCGTCACGGTCGCCGCCGATCCATGTGCGGTATCGGAGCACGGGGGGGATGTCCGCGATGGAGACGGGAGAGTGTGAGCCGTGGACGCCCTCGATCGCGTCGGCGATGTCGCGTGCGAGTCGGGGGAGAGAGTCCCAGATGGTTCCGGTGAGAAAGTGGAGACCGTTCCTGACCTCGTCGAGGACGCTGAGGCGTCTGGCCCGGACCTCGTCGGTGAGGAGGAGCATGGTGGAGAGTTGGCGGAGGCGAGAGTCGGCCCGGCGGATGCGCGAGGGTGTGGCGTCGCTGCGGTCGCGTCGGTCGATCAGTTCCGAGACCTCTCGGAGCATGAGCTGGAGACTTCGGCGGCGCGATTCCGTGGGGTGTGCGGTGAGGGTCGGCTGGATGTCGAGGCGGCGGAGGAGGTCGGCGGTCTGGCTCGCGGAGAGCCCGGCGCGGGCGACAGCGTGGATGCCCTCTGCGATGGACTCGGATCGGGGATGCTCGAAGGTTTCTGCGCACTCACGCTGGCGATTGACTCGAACGATGGTGGCTTTCTCGGCGTTGTTGAGGAGATGGAAGCGGACGGTGAGGTAGCGGATGACGGCGAGGATCTCTTCGGTCGAGTGGCCGGAGATGAGGCGTCCCGCCTCGGCGAGCGGATCGCCCTTTGTGCCGGGCGCGCCGTGCGATTCGCAGAGCGAGGCGAGCGAACGGGCGAGGTCGCGTGCTTCGGCGTGCGGCCCGGTGGCGACGGCGTCGAGCGTGCCGGTGACGAGGGCGTAGACGCTTGGCTTTGCGGCACTCTGTTGCATGCCAGATTGTCGCACCGTATCGGGCCGGGGGAAGCGCCGTGGTTCAGATACGTCGCCTCAGCAGGAGGGCGGTCTGGTCGCCGTATGCGCGTTCGATCGCAGCGATCAGATCGAATGCGGGCGAGGCCATGCGAAGGAAGAAATCACGATCGTAGAAGATGTTGGCGTTGGGGCCGGTGCCGAGCGTGCGGCAGGACCAGTCGCCTTCGGCGGCTTGTTCGGAGAAGTGGGCGATGATGTTGGTTGTAAGCCGCCAGTGTGGCGCGTGGGCGATCGTGCTGCGGATGAACGCGCGATCGTGGATTGTCACGTAGAGCAGTGCGCCAGGGCGGAGCACGCGGGCGAGTTCGAGCAGCCATGCGTCGGCGAGATGCTCGATGTGCGTGAAGACGGAACCTGCGTAGACCAGATCGAGCGTCGCGTCGGGGAGCGGGAGGTGGGGCGAAGTGGTGTTGGTGAAGACCTTGAGTGTGTCGCACAGGTTGCGGCGGCACCAGTCCACGGCGATCGGATCGATATCGCACCCCCAGAGGTCCCACCCCGGGCGCGAGGCACGGAGGGTGCGGAGCATGGGGCCGGCGGCGCAGCCGAAGTCGAGCACGCGAGGTGTCGCGCCGAGCCCTTGAGCATGCGGCTCGATCGTACCGAGCATGGAATCGACGTGACGCTGAGCGAGCCGGAGGTACTCGGCGGGAGTCAGCCCGTAGCCGCGCCAGAGTTCGACGGGGGGGATCGGGTATCCGTCTGAGCCCGGTGTGTCGTGCCCGAACGGTCCTCTGAGCGGGATGGTGCGGGTGCGGAATCGGCCCTGCGGTGGCGCGGGGGATTCGGGCGGTCCGAGCACGCCGCACGGGATGATGCGGCGGGGCGCGTTGGGTGGGCCGGTCATGCTTTAGGCCTGTGGGTATTCGCTCTGGTCAGGTCTTCAGGATGACGTACAGGGCGTGGATCAGACCTGGAACGGAAAAGAGGAGTGTCAGGATGATGCTGATATGAGGGGCATGCCGAGGCCCTTCTTTAGGAAGACCGCCAGAGGTGGGAGGAGAATCGCGATGATGACCATCAGGAGGGTGTTTGTCTGCAGGTCGCTCATGTGTCGGCTCCGCGAGTGGTGGGACGTGGAGAGCTTTCGCACAGAAGAGAGTCCGCATGCGACACTCCCGGCGCGCAGCATAACAGGCGTGCCGGGCGTGTGCCAACGATGGGCGGCTCATGGAGGCGTCGGCCGGTGACGAGATGCTCACGCGCTGAGAGACTCCAGCAGGAGGCGGTGGAAATGGTGGACGCACTGCTCGCGCGACGGCGAGTAGCGGCCCTGTGTGTAGAGAGTGGAGCGGACGCCCTTCTGCGTGGCTTCGACGACGGCCTCGTCCTCGCGTTCGACGCGGTCGAGCCCGCTGCCCGCGCCGCGGTCCATCTTGGATCGATCGCCGATGTATGTCAGGAACGAGACCTTGGTGAGTGTCGGAGATAGGGGGCGGACGATGTTGACTGAGAGTCCCCAGGGGTAGAAGTTGAGCATGATGTTGGGGAAGAGCCAGTAGTAGTATGCCGCGATTCGCTTGCCGTGGTCGGGATGTTCAGCGGGGGTTTCAAAGCAGGGGTCCGCGCTGTTCTTTGCGGCGGTGCCGATCTGGAGATTGCACCAGCGGTGGAGATCGGTTTCGTATGCGCCGTAGTCGAGGGCATCGTTCAGTGAGTCGTGCACGAAGGGAATGTGGAGCCCTTCGAGGTAGTTGTCGCAGTAGAGGGCCCAGTTGGCGTTGACGAGATAGTCGCGGCAGCGGGTCGGTTCGAGCGTGAGTGACGCGGTGTCGATGAACGAGAGGCGTTGCCGGATGGGCGCGATGGCCTCGTCGAAGGTGCAGATGGGGTCGAGGGAGCACCAGATGAGCTTGGCGAAGTCCGCGAAGGGGACCCTGGGGAGGTTGTCGCGCTCGGAGGGGAAGTCTTTGCACCCTTCGAACTCGGGCATGTGCTTGAACCGTCCGTCGAGATCGAATCGTCGTCCGTGGTAGCGGCAGCGGAGGGTTGAGCAGACTGCGCCGTGCTCGGCGACGAGATTGCCACGGTGCGTGCAGGCGTTCGAGAGGACGTGGAGCCGGTCGTCGTGGTCGCGCGTGATGAGGAGCGGCTCGTCGAGCGAGCCCTCGAGGAGCGTGACGGGGAGGGCCGTGCCGGGGACGCGGAGGGCGTCGAGGTCGGAGATCGGCTGCCAGGAGCGACTGAAGACGGTGGAGAGGATGCGGGCGTGGAGCTCTGGGTCTCCATAGATCCAGCCGGGGAGGGTCTGGGCGAGGGTGATATCGGGGTGGACATCGGGGAGTTGGCGCGACATGGGACCACGTTATGGGATCGCGGGGGGTGAGTACAAGCGGAAGTTCGGCGACTTGAAGCAGACTCTTTTGTCGCTTGTGCGACAGAAGACGGTACGATGGTGCCCGGTGCGCGTGCGGGCACGGCTCTTGTGGCGTGCTTGTTTCGGTGTGCGCATGAGCGTGCGGCGTTCTGGAGTGCATCGATGAATCGGTGGATACTGGCGGGCATACTCGGGGTGATCGCGCTGATCACGACGGTTGTTTCGGTGCTCATCCAGGGGCGGAGTGCTCTGGTTGAGCTGCTGCCGAACCTCGCGGCCGAGATCGTGGGGCTTGCGCTGACCGTCGCGCTGGTGGACTGGCTGATCGAGCGTGCGAAGATGGCGGACGAGGCGCAGCGGATGGCGTGGGCGATGCTGCACGACATCGACCACGCGGTGTGGGTGTGGCAGGGTGGCCGGCGCGAGTTCCATCTTGATGAGATGTACGCGCTGCTCGACATGGTGCAGGAGCACGAGCCGATCGCGGACTCGACGCAGGAGTTGCTCGCGAACCTGGGTGTCCGGGCGTCGGACAACATCCGGTTGCAGTCGCGTCTCCTGCGCAGGCACAGGAAGCTGAAGGCCGCGATGACGTCGCTCTCGGGGCTGGCGCAGTTGCGGGAGATCAAGCGGCTTGTCGATTCACGTTACGCGGTTGATTCGCTGCAGTTGTCGATCCGACAACTGGCGGAGTTGACCGACCAGGATATCCACCCCGGGCAGTTCGGCGCGGCCAAGGGGCTCCGTGATGCGACGCTCGACGCCCAGACCAGACGCTACCTCGGAGAGCGCGGGATCATGATGTCGGCACGCGCGGCGAGCGAGAAGTCGCCGAGTTCGATCGCCGTGGGGGCAGCGATGTCCGACAGCAGCGGGCCGGGATCCGAGTTCGGATCGGCGGGTAGGATCAGGTAGTGCGGGCCGGGTCTTCCGTCCCTGCAGAGCTTTTTGCATCATTCCTCTGCTTCTTCCCCCACCCCTGCGTCATCCATCGCGTTTCGCTGTATGACACCCCGGGGCCGAGCCCACACCGCGAGCGCCACATGCGACACGTCACGCTCATCACCACGGGCGGCACCATCGAGAAGACCTATGACGAGCAGACGGGCGGACTGGCCAACCGGCGTTCGCTGGTGCGAAGGATGCTCCGGCGGCTGCGCCTCGAAGAGACCTCGATCAACATCGTGGAGTTGATGAGCAAGGACTCACTCGAACTGACCGACGAGGACAGGGCGCGGATCGTGGACGCGGTGCGCACGTTCGGGGGCGAGGCGGGATCGACCCTCGAGACCGATGGGATCGTGATTCTCCACGGGACAGACACGCTTGAGGTCACGGGGCAGTGGCTGCACGAGCGGATCGTGCGTCCGCGCGTGCCGATCGTGCTGACGGGCGCGATGCGTCCATTCGAGATGACGCGCTCGGATGCGCTGCAGAACCTGACGGAGTCGATCTTTGCGGTCGGCGTGCTGGAGCCGGGCGTGTACTGCGTGGCGCACGGGCGTGCGCTCGGGTTCCCAGGCGTGGCCAAGGACCGCCAGCGTCACACGTTCGTCAAGAAGTGAAGAAGTCGGAGATGCTACTGCGCGGGAGGGAGGCCGAGATCCTTGCGCAGCTGGACGAGGTGCTTCTCGTAGGGCTTGTACCGGCCCGTGGACTTGTACAGGGGCTTCCTGACCTGGTCGTTTGATGCGGTCATCGTGATCCGGTCGGACTCATAGAACTTGAGACAGCGCTCGTCCCAGGGGAGTCCGACGAACGAGAGCAGCTCGCGCGTTTTCTCTTCCTGGCGATCGACGAGATCGTCGTAGTGCAGTTCCATGATCGCGCCGGGGAAGAGTCGTTGCCAGTGGCGCATGAGGTCCTCGTGTAGGCGGTACATGAGGGCGATGCTGGAGAGGTCCGAGGCCCACGGGATGGTGTCCTCGAAGTCCTGGAAGTAGTTCGAGACGCAGACATCGATCGGGTTGCGCCGGCACCAGACAACGCGCGAGCCCGGGAAGAGGAGCTGGATGAGGCCGACGTGCTGGTAGTTGAAGGGGTTTTTGTCGGTGAACTTCTCTGCGCCGGGCGCGCGAGCGTTCGCCATGTCGTGGTAGCGGCGTGCGGCTTCATCGACGGCGAGCTGGCTCAGGCGTTCGGGGGAGTGGACCTGTCCGGAGAGGGGGAAGTCCGAGAGGCGCATATCGTGGGCGATCATGATCATGTCGAGCAGCTCGCCCGCGCCGAATGCCTTGGGGTGGCTGGCGATGATCTGCTCGGTGAGCGAGGTTCCGGAGCGTGACATGCCGACGATGAAGGCGAGGCGAGAGCCGGATCGTTTCGCGCGCGGCGCACGGGCGACGGCGTCGGGCGTCCAGGTCTCGAGCGTCCGCTCGGTGGCGGCCTTGGTCATGGGCGCGTTGAAGCGTTTGGGGGACGAGGCGTTGGCGCGTGTGTACGCGGCCCATGCATCGTCGTATCGCTTGGCCTTGTCGTAGAGCGCGGCCAGCCGGAAGAGCGCGCTGGCTCGCGGCCTGTCGCCGACATCGGGACGGTCGATGACAGCCTCGAGACGCCTGATTCCTTCGGCCGCACGATCGAGGTTCGCGCAGAAGAGGCCGAAGGCGATGTCGAGCATCGGGGACTCGAAGCCGGAGGCGTTGGCCTCTTCGATGATTCGGCACGCTCCCTCGGCATCGTCGGCGAAGTAGAGGAGCTCGGCCTTCATCTTGACGGCGGGCTCGTGGCGGGGATCGATCTCGATGGCGCGATCGAGTTCCTTCTGCGCTCGCGCGACCTTGCCCTCGCGTCGCGAGATGAAGGCGAGTCCGCAGTGGAACCTCGGATCATTCTGTTTGAGTTTGACGGCGCGATCGATGGACGCACGTCCATCGACGTTCTTGCCGAGGTACGCCTGGCAGAGCCCGAGGCGGAACTGCGCGTCGGGATCCTGCGGCGCGGCCTTGGCGATCTGGATGAGCGGGCCGAGGGCCTTGTGGTAGTCGCCCTTCTTGTACGCGGCCTGGGCTTCGGCGACGAGTTGCTGGAACTGGGCTTGCATGCGGTTGCTCCTGGCTCGGAATGCATACCGCCCACGACACAGCGGGCCGAGCCGACTCGGCCACCTTCATCGGCTGGTTCTGATCAGCCGTTCATCGCAGTGATCTTGACGCTGGTGTAGCGCTGCCGGTGGCCGGTCTTGCGCGAGTGGCCCTTCTTGGGGCGGAACTTGAAGATGTACAGCTTGTCGCCCTGGACCATGGGCTCGACGATCTCGCCGACGACGGAAGCCCCTGAGACATAAGGGGTTCCGAGCTTTGCGCTGCCGCCGGCTTCGCCGATGACGAGGACCTTATCGAAGGTGATCTTCTCTCCGGCCTTTGACTCGCCACCGTTGATGAGATCGACGAGGATGGTCTCGTCCTTGGTCACCTTGCGCTGGCCACCGGACTCTTCGATGATCGCGTACATGCTTGAAACTCCAAGACTTACGATCCACGCTTGATTCGGGGCGGGTGAGAGCAGCTCACACGTCTTGGTGCCCGTCGGGCTGTGGGGTCGGGATGGTAGGCGTGTGTGCATCGCAGGGCGACTTTGAATGTCTGCTTGCGAGCGTTCTCCCCACATCTTGGGTCGCGATCTTGGTATGCTGGGGAAGTTCTGCGGCGATGCCCGCCGCGGGCGGGAGGACTGCTGCCATGGCTCAACATTGGATCGTGACGAATCGTCGTGTCGAGACGGATCCAAAGTCCGGACGTGAGCGGGTGGTCGTGACGGACTCGCAGAGCGAGCGTCTGGACTCGCTGCCGACGTTCCGGATCGCATCGTTCAGGGACAACGGCCTGCCGGCGACTCCGAGCGCGGCCGATCTTGAGGGGGCGGTGACGTTCCTGAAGGACACCTTCGAGCCGGGGTATGACGATGTGACGAAGGGAACGAAGGCGGAGACGCTGCCGGGCACGCAGCGGATGTTCAAGTCGCTGTACGACACGATGAGCGCGGCACCGGAGGGGAAGGGCGATGTGCTCTTCTTCATCCACGGCTTCAACTACTCGTGGCCGGATGCGCTGGTGCATCTGCACCGGCTGACACAGGTCTACGCCTCGAACGCGCACAGCCCGGTCTCGCAGATCGTCTATTACACCTGGCCTTCGTGGGGCAAGATCCATCGCTACTGGAAGGACCAGGAGATTGCTGCACCTGCGGGCATGGTGATGGGGCGTCTGTTCTCGAAGCTGGTTCGCTTCTATGCAGAGTTCTTCGATCCGGAGAGGCGTCGGGCGCGTCCGGAACTGTGCGGCAAGCGGATCCATCTCACGGCCCACTCGATGGGCAATCAGGTGCTCCGCGAGTTCATGCGTTCGGTGGTGAGCGATCAGTCGCTGAGGCATCCTGTCTTCGGGGAGACGCTGCTGCTGAACGCGGATGTCGAGTGGACCGCGCTCAACCCGGGCGAGCCGATGCACCAGTTGGCAACGTACTCGGATCGCGTTCACGTGTACAACCACGTGAGCGATGATGCGCTGCGTCACTCATCGACGGTGAAGAACCCGGGTGAGAAGCGTCTCGGGCAGCACGGGCCGCAGTCGGTTGACACGAGCATTCTGCCCCCTCGCACGGTCGCTGTCGATTGCAGCGCGCTCCGGCTCGGGGCAAAGTCCGCGCATCCGGCTACGAGCGGGACACCCATGAGGACGAACGCGGCATCGGTGCTGGGCGCGATCTCTGACAGGGCGTCGATCGAAGCGGCGGCGCGGGTGCTCGATCAGCCGAAGTCTTCGATGAAGGAGCGGATGTTTGACCACTGGGGATACCTGCACCGTCCGGAGGTCATCGCGGATATCTGGCAGGTGATGTCGGGGGTCTCTTCGAGCCGCATCCTGGGGCGTGAGCGGCGATCGAATGAGCACCTCTACCGGCTGCTGAACCAGTAGCGTGAGGAATCGGGCGAGACGGGTGGAGGGCGGCGTGCATCTCCCCCACTGCTTGGCCGAGCAGTGATCGGGAGGGTGGCGACTCTGCCTGAGGATGAGCGGCACAGGGCCGACACCGGTCGTGTGGTCGGTGCTATTCTTGGCACACGCCGCGTCCGGCCTGTTGCGGTTCGGGGTTCGCGTCGGGAGGTTCCGCCCGTGGTTCGAATCAAGCGCATCACACCGAGCGACGGCGCGTTGTACGCGCAGGAGGTCGCGCTGCGTGAGCAGGTGCTGCTGAGGCCTCTTGGGCTGGACATCCACAAGTTTCGCGACCTGTTCCCGGGGTATGAGGATCGCTTCGAGCACTTCGTTGCGGTGTTCGATCATCCATCGGGAGAGCGGGTGATCGGGTGTGCGCTGCTCCTGGCTGATTATCCGGAGCGAGGCATAGGGAAGTTGATGCAGATGGCTGTCGATCCGCAGCGCCAGGGTGAGGGGCTGGGGAGGCGGCTTGTGGTCGAGGTGGAGTGCCGCGCGTTCGGCGAGCTCGGGCTTCGCGAGCTGTTCTGCCACTCGCAGAAGGGTGCGAAGGGTTTTTATGAGAAGCTCGGCTGGGCGAGAGACGGCGACGAGTTCTCCGAGGCGGGGATCCCGCATCTGAAGATGAACCTTGTCGCGCCGGATGAGGAAGAGGAAGTCGAGTAAGCAGGCACTGCCACCGAGTGACTAACCCCTTGTGTGGTTTGGGGTTGGGAAACACGTGCATTGTGCGTGGATCGCGGGTACGGGCCTAGGATTCGTCATGCCGTCCTCACAGGACCAACACGCGATGGGCAGGGCTCCGAGAGAGGTGCTTCGTTCGAGCAATCTCCGCTGCACCCGTCAGCGGGAGTTGGTGTACGAGGCGCTCGCATCGACGCACACGCATCCAACGGCCGAGGAGCTGTACGACTTGGTGCGACGGCTGGAGCCGGGCCTGAGTCTTGCGACGGTATACAACACGCTTGAGGTCTTTGTGCGTTCGGGGCTGGCGCAGCGGATTCCATGCCCTTCGGGCGCGACACGCTACGACTCGGACATGCGCGATCATGTTCATCTGACGACGGCGGACGGGCGTGTGATGGACGTGCCTGAGGATCTTGGCGTTCATCTGGTCGATGCGCTCAGCCCGCGTTTGAGAGAGGATCTGGAGAATCGCTTGGGTGTCTCGCTCGGGCGGGTTTCACTCAATCTGGTCGTGCACGGGCTTCCGGAGCGGCTGGGAGCGGCATCGGACGGAGCCGCAGAGAACGCGTAGCGGTTGATCGAGAGCACGTTTTGCGCCCTGTGGCCATCTGACGATCAAGTCGGGTTGGGTCGTGGTCGATAACTCAGAGCGGGGCCGGCAGGCCCCCTCTGGAGCGGTGCCATGCCCGGTGAGATCAACCCCGTCCTCCACACGATCAATGGCGAGAATCGGCGCACGTTTGAGCGATTCTCGGTGAGCCCCGCGTACACCGAGGTCAAGGTGCGCGTCCCTGGAGAGCCCACGCTGCTCGAGGGTCACGCGTATGACATCAGCGAGGGTGGCGTGCGGATGGAGCTCGATCGTGCGATCGAGCCGGGGACATCGATTGTGCTGGAGGTGAAGCTCCCGCCCGGCAATGCGAAGGGCGCGCCGGTCGAGGAGGTGCTGGCCCGGGGGACGGTCATGTGGGCGGACGACGATGGTGTGCCCGGGCCGGTGTTCATGGGCGTGCTCTTCGACGAGTTCGCGACCAATGTGGATCGGGATCGGCTTCTCGGGCGGTTCGCCTCGGGCGCGTACCACCGGGCGGCGTGAGTTCGGGGATTGGTTCGCGGGTATGACGCCGAGTGGGCCTATCGTCAGGGTCCATGTTTGTCGATCGCGCCATTATCAAGGTCAAGTCCGGCAAGGGCGGGGATGGTCATATCTCGTTCCGTCGGGCGAAGTACGAACCCAAGGGTGGCCCCAACGGGGGCGACGGGGGTGACGGCGGGTCCGTCATCCTGGTGGGTGACCACAACGTCAACACGCTGTACACCTTCCGAGGCCAGTATCACTGGGAGGCGGAGGAGGGCGAGCCGGG from Phycisphaeraceae bacterium includes the following:
- a CDS encoding phosphoenolpyruvate carboxylase, which codes for MQQSAAKPSVYALVTGTLDAVATGPHAEARDLARSLASLCESHGAPGTKGDPLAEAGRLISGHSTEEILAVIRYLTVRFHLLNNAEKATIVRVNRQRECAETFEHPRSESIAEGIHAVARAGLSASQTADLLRRLDIQPTLTAHPTESRRRSLQLMLREVSELIDRRDRSDATPSRIRRADSRLRQLSTMLLLTDEVRARRLSVLDEVRNGLHFLTGTIWDSLPRLARDIADAIEGVHGSHSPVSIADIPPVLRYRTWIGGDRDGNPRVTSQTTRTTIAMLGQAARAKVAEALERLRQELSVSDRLAPCPSDLLAAIERDRAFDTQDHDALAHAQHEPFRLRIMQLRARLAHDQGYTSSLLLTDLEEIARALRAVGLGDCADAGPLADLIFRVRTFGLHMATLDIRQHSRVHESAVAELLRLSAVHADYASLPEPERMSILRRELANPRPLLPPGAPLSPETRETIDVLRVVAEAHAHEPQSVQAYIVSMTHAPSDLLAVLLLMKEVGLYRAQDGRVTSSLDVVPLLETIDDLRHGPELLDTLFNEPAFLAHLHARGATESHDQAPFIEVMLGYSDSNKDGGFLMANVALREAQERIGSLCAARGIQLRLFHGRGGTVGRGGGRANRAILSMPQPAHNGRIRFTEQGEVISFRYGVPAIARRHLEQIISAMIVSAHQGGVINTPAARATPPDASSMLQRMADRSMLAYRRLIEDPRFWPWFTAVSPVGHIGGLPIASRPVARTGGDLTFDALRAIPWVFSWIQMRYLAPSWYGLGAALSELSPQELDWSRNAYTNWTFFQTVIDNAKREMARARLCTARFYADEHEHGQAIHGMIERDFNAARDAILSITGDPDLLHNEPVIARAIEARNPWTDVLNLAQVELLRRARTESDPDRLERLRQAIYASINAIAAAMQSTG
- a CDS encoding class I SAM-dependent methyltransferase, which translates into the protein MTGPPNAPRRIIPCGVLGPPESPAPPQGRFRTRTIPLRGPFGHDTPGSDGYPIPPVELWRGYGLTPAEYLRLAQRHVDSMLGTIEPHAQGLGATPRVLDFGCAAGPMLRTLRASRPGWDLWGCDIDPIAVDWCRRNLCDTLKVFTNTTSPHLPLPDATLDLVYAGSVFTHIEHLADAWLLELARVLRPGALLYVTIHDRAFIRSTIAHAPHWRLTTNIIAHFSEQAAEGDWSCRTLGTGPNANIFYDRDFFLRMASPAFDLIAAIERAYGDQTALLLRRRI
- a CDS encoding YqaE/Pmp3 family membrane protein, coding for MRTLFCAKALHVPPLAEPTHERPADKHPPDGHHRDSPPTSGGLPKEGPRHAPHISIILTLLFSVPGLIHALYVILKT
- a CDS encoding aromatic ring-hydroxylating dioxygenase subunit alpha, with amino-acid sequence MSRQLPDVHPDITLAQTLPGWIYGDPELHARILSTVFSRSWQPISDLDALRVPGTALPVTLLEGSLDEPLLITRDHDDRLHVLSNACTHRGNLVAEHGAVCSTLRCRYHGRRFDLDGRFKHMPEFEGCKDFPSERDNLPRVPFADFAKLIWCSLDPICTFDEAIAPIRQRLSFIDTASLTLEPTRCRDYLVNANWALYCDNYLEGLHIPFVHDSLNDALDYGAYETDLHRWCNLQIGTAAKNSADPCFETPAEHPDHGKRIAAYYYWLFPNIMLNFYPWGLSVNIVRPLSPTLTKVSFLTYIGDRSKMDRGAGSGLDRVEREDEAVVEATQKGVRSTLYTQGRYSPSREQCVHHFHRLLLESLSA
- a CDS encoding asparaginase, with the translated sequence MRHVTLITTGGTIEKTYDEQTGGLANRRSLVRRMLRRLRLEETSINIVELMSKDSLELTDEDRARIVDAVRTFGGEAGSTLETDGIVILHGTDTLEVTGQWLHERIVRPRVPIVLTGAMRPFEMTRSDALQNLTESIFAVGVLEPGVYCVAHGRALGFPGVAKDRQRHTFVKK
- a CDS encoding sulfotransferase yields the protein MQAQFQQLVAEAQAAYKKGDYHKALGPLIQIAKAAPQDPDAQFRLGLCQAYLGKNVDGRASIDRAVKLKQNDPRFHCGLAFISRREGKVARAQKELDRAIEIDPRHEPAVKMKAELLYFADDAEGACRIIEEANASGFESPMLDIAFGLFCANLDRAAEGIRRLEAVIDRPDVGDRPRASALFRLAALYDKAKRYDDAWAAYTRANASSPKRFNAPMTKAATERTLETWTPDAVARAPRAKRSGSRLAFIVGMSRSGTSLTEQIIASHPKAFGAGELLDMIMIAHDMRLSDFPLSGQVHSPERLSQLAVDEAARRYHDMANARAPGAEKFTDKNPFNYQHVGLIQLLFPGSRVVWCRRNPIDVCVSNYFQDFEDTIPWASDLSSIALMYRLHEDLMRHWQRLFPGAIMELHYDDLVDRQEEKTRELLSFVGLPWDERCLKFYESDRITMTASNDQVRKPLYKSTGRYKPYEKHLVQLRKDLGLPPAQ
- the rplU gene encoding 50S ribosomal protein L21; this translates as MYAIIEESGGQRKVTKDETILVDLINGGESKAGEKITFDKVLVIGEAGGSAKLGTPYVSGASVVGEIVEPMVQGDKLYIFKFRPKKGHSRKTGHRQRYTSVKITAMNG
- a CDS encoding alpha/beta hydrolase: MTNRRVETDPKSGRERVVVTDSQSERLDSLPTFRIASFRDNGLPATPSAADLEGAVTFLKDTFEPGYDDVTKGTKAETLPGTQRMFKSLYDTMSAAPEGKGDVLFFIHGFNYSWPDALVHLHRLTQVYASNAHSPVSQIVYYTWPSWGKIHRYWKDQEIAAPAGMVMGRLFSKLVRFYAEFFDPERRRARPELCGKRIHLTAHSMGNQVLREFMRSVVSDQSLRHPVFGETLLLNADVEWTALNPGEPMHQLATYSDRVHVYNHVSDDALRHSSTVKNPGEKRLGQHGPQSVDTSILPPRTVAVDCSALRLGAKSAHPATSGTPMRTNAASVLGAISDRASIEAAARVLDQPKSSMKERMFDHWGYLHRPEVIADIWQVMSGVSSSRILGRERRSNEHLYRLLNQ
- a CDS encoding GNAT family N-acetyltransferase; protein product: MVRIKRITPSDGALYAQEVALREQVLLRPLGLDIHKFRDLFPGYEDRFEHFVAVFDHPSGERVIGCALLLADYPERGIGKLMQMAVDPQRQGEGLGRRLVVEVECRAFGELGLRELFCHSQKGAKGFYEKLGWARDGDEFSEAGIPHLKMNLVAPDEEEEVE
- a CDS encoding transcriptional repressor; the encoded protein is MPSSQDQHAMGRAPREVLRSSNLRCTRQRELVYEALASTHTHPTAEELYDLVRRLEPGLSLATVYNTLEVFVRSGLAQRIPCPSGATRYDSDMRDHVHLTTADGRVMDVPEDLGVHLVDALSPRLREDLENRLGVSLGRVSLNLVVHGLPERLGAASDGAAENA
- a CDS encoding PilZ domain-containing protein gives rise to the protein MPGEINPVLHTINGENRRTFERFSVSPAYTEVKVRVPGEPTLLEGHAYDISEGGVRMELDRAIEPGTSIVLEVKLPPGNAKGAPVEEVLARGTVMWADDDGVPGPVFMGVLFDEFATNVDRDRLLGRFASGAYHRAA